The following proteins are encoded in a genomic region of Emys orbicularis isolate rEmyOrb1 chromosome 19, rEmyOrb1.hap1, whole genome shotgun sequence:
- the SLC39A5 gene encoding zinc transporter ZIP5 — MDRRKPRLLLAGLWVAALLLPGECRPPPSLPASAPAPLEDAEQEQGYYLQQLFGLYGENGTLSFHGLTRLLQSLGLGQVQVVEMEHEALGHGHVSHLDILEVQDNKHRHSHSALEHAGAEPPSLGPEGRRQNGTSRPGSPGRNQPETIRLHQADPTPRLRAASGGTLPPSDTEGPSATCPPGHPGSRSDPDQTPPAPPRLTLLERVLALDHSVADHLHEDCLNVTQLLVNFGLNAGSQITPEQFTLLCPALLYQIDSRVCIRHHDQLTPEPLGRALWPVLGWGFLAITLISLPSALALLLVPFLGRDFGRLLLAFLVALAVGTLCGDALLHLWPHAQVRHQETPREQQDSVLKGLSVLGGIYVLFLIEHLLGTLKQRRSRPSRAAGRSPALDADGNRGLTLRASAPSPGTEAESQRLTAPGPRSDSLGRGEEGARQPAPSADGQTEELSHHGHSHGPAAGGADITWMVILGDGIHNLTDGLAIGAAFSEGISSGLSTTVAVFCHELPHELGDLAMLLQAGLPVKRVLLSNLVSAFLAYLGMAVGTVVSQGTSPITPWIFSITAGIFLYVALVDMLPEMLRRSSGGNRKGPVTYFALQNLGFLLGAAIMLCIALFEGQMSFRVDL, encoded by the exons atgGACCGGAGGAAGCCGCGGCTGCTGCTGGCCGGACTCTGGGTCGCTGCCCTCCTGCTGCCGGGCGAGTGCCGcccgccccccagcctgcccgCCTCGGCGCCGGCCCCGCTGGAGGAcgcggagcaggagcagggctactACCTGCAGCAGCTCTTCGGGCTGTATGGGGAGAACGGCACCTTGTCCTTCCACGGCCTCACCCGCCTGCTGCAGAGCCTGGGCCTGGGCCAGGTGCAGGTGGTGGAGATGGAGCACGAGGCGCTCGGCCACGGGCACGTCAGCCACCTGGACATCCTGGAGGTGCAGGACAACAAGCACCGGCACTCGCACTCGGCCCTGGAGCACGCCGGGGCGGAGCCACCCAGCCTGGGCCCCGAGGGGCGCAGACAGAACGGCACCTCCAG GCCAGGATCCCCTGGAAGGAACCAGCCAGAGACCATCCGTCTGCACCAGGCTGACCCGACGCCCAGGCTGCGAGCTGCCTCCGGGGGCACCCTCCCGCCCTCGGACACAGAAGGGCCCAGCGCCACCTGCCCCCCAGGGCACCCTGGGAGCAGAAGCGACCCTGACcagacccccccagccccgccccgcctgaCCCTGCTGGAGCGGGTGCTGGCCCTGGACCACTCCGTCGCCGACCACCTGCACGAGGAT TGTCTCAACGTGACGCAGCTGCTGGTGAACTTCGGGCTGAATGCCGGCTCCCAGATCACGCCCGAGCAGTTCACGCTGCTGTGCCCGGCCCTGCTCTACCAGATTGACAGCCGGGTCTGCATCCGGCACCACGACCAGCTGACACCCGAGCCCCTGGGGCGGGCGCTGTGGCCAG TTCTAGGCTGGGGCTTCCTGGCCATCACGCTCATCAGCCTGCCCTCGGCGCTGGCCCTCCTGCTGGTGCCTTTCCTCGGCCGCGACTTCGGCCGCCTCCTGCTGGCCTTCCTGGTGGCGCTGGCCGTGGGGACGCTGTGCGGGGACGCCCTCCTTCACCTGTGGCCGCAC GCCCAAGTGAGGCACCAGGAAACCCCGCGGGAGCAGCAGGACTCGGTGCTGAAGGGGCTGTCGGTCCTGGGGGGCATTTACGTCTTGTTCCTCATCGAACACCTCCTGGGCACGCTGAAGCAGAGACGGAGCCGGCCG AGCCGCGCCGCGGGAAGGAGCCCCGCTCTGGATGCAGACGGAAACCGCGGCTTGACCCTGCGGGCATCGGCGCCTTCCCCAG GCACAGAAGCCGAATCGCAGCGTCTGACGGCCCCGGGGCCGCGCAGCGACAGCCTCGgccggggagaggagggggcgagGCAGCCAGCGCCGAGCGCGGACGGACAGACGGAGGAGCTGAGCCACCACGGACACTCGCATGGCCCGGCGGCCGGCGGCGCCGACATTACCTGGATGGTCATCCTGGGGGACGGGATACACAACCTGACGGATGGGCTGGCCATcg GGGCTGCGTTTTCCGAGGGCATCTCCAGCGGCTTGAGCACCACGGTCGCCGTCTTCTGCCATGAACTGCCCCACGAGCTCG GCGACCTGGCCATGTTGCTGCAGGCAGGCCTGCCCGTCAAGAGAGTGCTTCTCTCCAACCTCGTGTCGGCCTTCCTGGCGTACCTGGGCATGGCGGTGGGCACGGTGGTCAGCCAGGGCACCTCGCCAATCACCCCCTGGATCTTCTCCATCACAGCGGGCATCTTTCTCTACGTGGCGCTGGTGGACATG CTGCCCGAGATGCTGCGGCGAAGCTCCGGCGGGAACAGGAAGGGGCCCGTGACGTATTTCGCCCTCCAGAACCTGGGCTTTCTCCTGGGGGCGGCCATCATGCTGTGCATCGCCCTCTTTGAAGGGCAGATGAGCTTCCGTGTGGATCTGTAA